From a region of the Nitrospira sp. genome:
- a CDS encoding phosphatase PAP2 family protein, which yields MSIDETLFLAINGLAGRSPAADHFFLQLGHRSLLYVPGACAIAYWIWSNRREALLGGPVLAGAVGLADFIGGQLKWVFERVRPCRAVSEAVKIEPSGCGGLFSFPSNHAINTAAAAAFLQTLYPRSGWVTWPIVGLVGFARVYIGAHYVTDVLGGWAIGGLLGAGAAFVLLRWPRFRKKLGSVAVPVGEAHVRP from the coding sequence ATGAGCATAGACGAGACTCTTTTTCTGGCGATCAACGGCTTGGCGGGCCGATCACCGGCTGCCGATCACTTCTTTCTCCAACTGGGACACCGGAGCCTGCTCTATGTGCCCGGGGCCTGCGCTATCGCATATTGGATATGGAGCAACCGGCGAGAGGCATTGTTAGGCGGACCGGTTCTGGCCGGCGCGGTGGGACTCGCTGATTTTATCGGTGGACAGCTCAAATGGGTCTTTGAGCGTGTCAGGCCATGCCGGGCAGTTTCCGAGGCCGTCAAAATCGAGCCGAGCGGCTGCGGAGGATTATTCAGTTTTCCGTCGAACCATGCGATCAACACGGCGGCCGCCGCGGCGTTCCTGCAAACCCTCTATCCGAGATCCGGTTGGGTCACCTGGCCGATCGTGGGACTCGTCGGATTCGCCCGCGTATATATCGGCGCGCATTATGTGACTGATGTGCTCGGCGGATGGGCGATCGGAGGACTTCTTGGTGCAGGAGCAGCATTCGTCCTGCTTCGCTGGCCACGATTCAGAAAGAAGTTAGGATCGGTGGCCGTGCCGGTAGGGGAAGCGCACGTAAGGCCGTAA